Proteins encoded within one genomic window of Couchioplanes caeruleus:
- a CDS encoding DUF6986 family protein, with translation MRLRDDDYAALDARLAAHDAFLSARYPGERAGRQPVHTVYIPADRIAGFREWGSRALAVLAEHPPLPFPAALEERVRAKLTNEPIEDLRVDFEDGYGVRDDDQEDAAVKQAAAALLDGPRPPFVGIRVKSLEAPTRRRALRTLDLWLSLYPEPFVVTLPKVSGPDQVAAMVTLCQRLEDAYGLGAGALRFEIQIELPAAVLGADGTATVARLISAADGRCTGLHYGTYDYSAAAGVAAAYQSMDHPVADHAKAVIQAAAAGTGVRLSDGSTNILPVGSDVAVHDGWALHYRLVRRSLERGFYQGWDLHPAQLPTRFAATYAFFADGVDAAALRLRRYLERQSGGILDEPATARALAGYLLRGLDCGALDTVGFTREQLTALT, from the coding sequence GTGCGGCTCCGCGACGACGACTACGCCGCGCTCGACGCCCGGCTCGCCGCCCACGACGCGTTCCTCAGCGCGCGTTACCCGGGCGAGCGGGCCGGGCGCCAGCCGGTGCACACGGTCTACATCCCCGCCGACCGGATCGCCGGCTTCCGCGAGTGGGGCTCGCGGGCGCTGGCGGTGCTCGCCGAGCATCCGCCGCTGCCGTTCCCCGCCGCGCTCGAGGAACGGGTCCGGGCCAAGCTCACCAACGAGCCGATCGAGGACCTGCGCGTCGACTTCGAGGACGGCTACGGCGTCCGCGACGACGACCAGGAGGACGCCGCGGTGAAGCAGGCCGCCGCGGCGCTGCTCGACGGGCCGCGGCCGCCGTTCGTGGGGATCCGGGTCAAGTCGCTGGAGGCACCGACGCGGCGCCGCGCGTTGCGCACGCTCGACCTGTGGCTCTCGCTGTATCCGGAGCCGTTCGTCGTCACACTGCCCAAGGTCAGCGGCCCCGACCAGGTCGCCGCCATGGTCACGCTCTGTCAGCGGCTCGAGGACGCGTACGGGCTGGGCGCCGGCGCCCTGCGCTTCGAGATCCAGATCGAGCTCCCGGCGGCGGTGCTGGGCGCCGACGGCACCGCCACCGTGGCCCGGCTCATCTCGGCAGCCGACGGCCGCTGCACCGGCCTGCACTACGGCACGTACGACTACAGCGCCGCGGCGGGCGTGGCGGCGGCCTACCAATCCATGGACCACCCGGTCGCCGACCACGCCAAGGCGGTCATCCAGGCCGCCGCGGCCGGCACCGGCGTCCGGCTCAGCGACGGGTCGACCAACATCCTCCCGGTCGGTTCCGACGTCGCCGTCCACGACGGCTGGGCGCTGCACTACCGCCTGGTGCGCCGCTCCCTGGAACGAGGCTTCTACCAGGGCTGGGACCTGCACCCGGCGCAGTTGCCGACCCGCTTCGCGGCAACCTACGCCTTTTTCGCCGACGGGGTGGACGCGGCCGCCCTCAGGCTCCGCCGCTACCTGGAACGCCAGTCGGGCGGCATCCTCGACGAACCCGCCACGGCCCGGGCCCTGGCCGGCTATCTGCTGCGCGGCCTCGACTGCGGCGCCCTGGACACCGTGGGCTTCACCAGGGAGCAACTCACCGCCCTGACCTGA
- the allB gene encoding allantoinase AllB — MVDLVVRSRRAVIPDGERPAAVSVSGGRIVAVDAYEAPVDAAEDVDLGELALLPGLVDTHVHVNEPGRTEWEGFATATRAAAAGGITAIVDMPLNSLPPTVTAEALIVKKDAAAGKIHVDVGFWGGAIPGNASDLPALHAAGVYGFKAFLADSGVPEFPPLHAGQLAEAFAAVPALFVVHAEDPDHLHAAAPSSAYADFLASRPPRAEDDAVATAIEAARAAGARLHILHLSAASALPLIAAARADGVRVTAETCPHYLTLDAAEIPAGATEFKCCPPIRDAANQDLLWSALADGLITCVVSDHSPCTPDLKRRDTGDFAAAWGGIASVQLGLPVVWTAARDRGHSLADVVAWMARRPADLVGLTGKGRIAVGRDADLVAFDPDATFVVDPARLHHRNPVTPYAGKTLSGVVRTTWLRGRAVDGDAPQGRFLIREVS; from the coding sequence ATGGTCGATCTCGTAGTGCGGTCCCGCCGCGCCGTCATCCCCGACGGTGAACGTCCGGCCGCCGTCTCCGTCAGCGGAGGCCGCATCGTCGCCGTCGACGCGTACGAGGCGCCGGTCGACGCCGCCGAGGACGTCGATCTCGGCGAGCTTGCCCTGCTGCCCGGCCTGGTCGACACGCACGTGCACGTCAACGAGCCCGGCCGCACCGAGTGGGAGGGTTTCGCCACCGCCACCCGAGCCGCCGCCGCGGGCGGGATCACCGCCATCGTCGACATGCCGCTGAACAGCCTCCCGCCGACCGTCACCGCCGAGGCCCTCATCGTCAAGAAGGACGCCGCGGCCGGCAAGATCCACGTGGACGTGGGTTTCTGGGGCGGCGCGATCCCCGGCAACGCCTCCGATCTGCCCGCCCTGCACGCCGCCGGGGTGTACGGCTTCAAGGCCTTCCTGGCCGACTCGGGCGTCCCGGAGTTTCCACCGCTGCACGCGGGCCAGCTCGCCGAGGCGTTCGCCGCCGTGCCGGCCCTGTTCGTCGTCCACGCCGAGGACCCCGACCACCTGCACGCGGCCGCGCCGTCCTCCGCGTACGCGGACTTCCTCGCCTCCCGGCCACCGCGTGCCGAGGATGACGCCGTCGCCACCGCGATCGAGGCGGCCCGTGCCGCCGGCGCCCGGCTGCACATCCTGCACCTCTCCGCCGCCAGCGCCCTGCCGCTGATCGCCGCGGCCCGGGCGGACGGGGTGCGGGTAACCGCCGAGACCTGCCCGCATTACCTGACCCTCGACGCGGCCGAGATCCCGGCCGGTGCCACCGAGTTCAAGTGCTGCCCGCCGATCCGCGACGCCGCCAACCAGGATTTACTGTGGTCGGCCCTCGCCGACGGTTTGATCACGTGCGTCGTCAGCGACCACTCGCCCTGCACGCCCGACCTCAAGCGCCGCGACACCGGCGACTTCGCCGCCGCGTGGGGTGGCATCGCGTCGGTCCAGCTAGGACTGCCGGTCGTCTGGACGGCCGCCCGGGATCGCGGGCACAGTCTCGCCGACGTGGTCGCCTGGATGGCGCGCCGGCCCGCCGACCTCGTCGGACTCACCGGCAAGGGCCGGATCGCCGTCGGCCGCGATGCCGACCTCGTCGCCTTCGACCCGGACGCCACCTTCGTGGTCGATCCGGCGCGGCTGCACCACCGCAACCCCGTCACACCGTACGCGGGAAAGACCCTGAGCGGTGTCGTCCGCACGACCTGGCTGCGCGGCCGGGCGGTGGACGGCGACGCCCCGCAGGGCCGTTTCCTCATCCGGGAGGTCTCCTGA
- the alc gene encoding allantoicase has protein sequence MEEFTRLPDLASRIFGGGVVYANDEFFAAADHLVDPATPVFAPQTFGHKGQVYDGWETRRRREPGHDVAIVRLGAPGVVHGVDIDTAFFTGNYPPYASVDGCALDGYPDAKQLAEADWVPLVPRSPLAGDSQNLYAVDSRQRFTHVRLTIYPDGGVARLRVHGDVVPDPRLLPAVIDVAAAEHGARIASCSNMFYGHPQNMINPGLARSMGDGWETSRRRDDGNDWVLVQLAAPSVVELAELDTSHFKGNAPGSATLRGIDTRTGLLDDPDDWFELLPQIRLSPDTRHRFPVPVVPVATHVRLDIFPDGGMARLRLYGRPDDAVLRARYEATT, from the coding sequence ATGGAAGAGTTCACCCGCCTGCCCGACCTTGCGTCGCGCATCTTCGGCGGTGGGGTGGTGTACGCCAACGACGAGTTCTTCGCCGCCGCCGACCACCTGGTCGACCCGGCCACCCCGGTGTTCGCACCCCAGACCTTCGGGCACAAGGGTCAGGTGTACGACGGCTGGGAGACCCGCCGCCGCCGCGAGCCCGGCCACGACGTGGCGATCGTGCGGCTGGGCGCTCCCGGCGTGGTCCACGGCGTCGACATCGACACGGCGTTCTTCACCGGCAACTACCCGCCGTACGCATCGGTCGACGGCTGTGCGCTGGACGGCTATCCGGATGCGAAGCAGTTGGCCGAGGCGGATTGGGTGCCGTTGGTGCCGCGCTCGCCGCTGGCGGGCGACAGCCAGAATCTGTACGCCGTGGACTCGCGGCAGCGCTTCACCCACGTTCGCCTCACCATCTACCCCGACGGCGGCGTGGCCCGCCTGCGCGTGCACGGCGACGTGGTGCCCGACCCCCGCCTGCTGCCTGCCGTCATCGACGTCGCCGCGGCCGAGCACGGCGCCCGCATCGCGAGCTGCAGCAATATGTTCTACGGGCATCCACAGAACATGATCAACCCTGGGCTCGCCCGGTCGATGGGCGACGGCTGGGAGACCTCCCGCCGCCGCGACGACGGCAACGACTGGGTCCTGGTACAGCTCGCCGCGCCCTCCGTCGTCGAGCTCGCCGAGCTGGACACCAGCCACTTCAAGGGCAACGCGCCGGGCAGCGCGACCCTGCGCGGGATCGACACCCGTACGGGTCTGCTCGACGACCCGGACGACTGGTTCGAGCTGCTGCCGCAGATCAGGCTGAGCCCCGACACCCGGCACCGCTTCCCTGTCCCGGTGGTGCCGGTCGCCACCCACGTCCGGCTCGACATCTTCCCGGACGGCGGCATGGCCCGGCTGCGACTGTACGGACGTCCCGACGACGCGGTGCTCCGCGCACGGTACGAAGCGACCACCTGA
- a CDS encoding dihydrofolate reductase family protein, with translation MARVVADMSMSLDGFVADPQDGVGKLFGWYGNGDVEIPTADPQYTFKVSPASAEHLRPALTGGVGALLAGRRIFDLTGGWGGRHPLGVPVFVVSHSVPDGWPRPDSDTTFYTDAFAALEAAKKEAGERIVAVSTPTLTRQYLDAGLLDEIVVSLVPVLLGSGIPFFGGLAKTPVGLGDPKVVAGQGVTHLTYPVIRERS, from the coding sequence ATGGCCAGAGTTGTCGCGGACATGTCGATGTCGCTCGACGGGTTCGTCGCGGACCCGCAGGACGGTGTCGGGAAGCTCTTCGGCTGGTACGGCAACGGCGACGTCGAGATCCCGACCGCGGACCCGCAGTACACGTTCAAGGTGTCGCCGGCGAGCGCCGAGCACCTGCGCCCGGCACTGACCGGCGGTGTCGGCGCGCTGCTCGCCGGTCGGCGCATCTTCGACCTGACCGGCGGGTGGGGCGGGCGGCACCCGCTCGGCGTGCCGGTCTTCGTGGTGAGCCACTCGGTGCCGGACGGGTGGCCCCGTCCGGACTCCGACACCACGTTCTACACGGACGCGTTCGCCGCGCTCGAGGCCGCGAAGAAGGAGGCCGGGGAACGGATCGTCGCCGTGTCCACGCCGACGCTGACCCGCCAGTACCTCGACGCGGGACTGCTCGACGAGATCGTGGTGTCGCTCGTTCCGGTGCTGCTGGGCAGCGGCATCCCGTTCTTCGGCGGCCTGGCGAAGACGCCTGTGGGCCTGGGCGATCCCAAGGTTGTCGCCGGTCAGGGCGTCACGCATCTCACCTATCCGGTGATCCGGGAACGGTCCTAG
- a CDS encoding aminoglycoside phosphotransferase family protein, whose product MGRTVTLVLVDGAGDVLGALPPFDVALPWWQEIADVVEAARTRHGVGVTVLRLLAAGEAAPPGGPVSYLAQVCEPVGAPLTPYDPGTDQSPLRAPWAVPGGPAASLRWALSRLGRDDVVAAQQRTWNLSSIWRLDAGGVPVAWLKQVPAFFAHEAPLLRLVAEAAPELVPEVLAADGAGRSLLAHVPGEDRYGAEAWFCAQVARDFHPVQVHFTGRVSELLAAGVPDRRWNHNRLAQVAAPWRDTVEGLDELMEELPARLAAIDACGLPDTLVHGDLHPGNVRESAAGRVILDWGDAAVANPAYDILRLTQDLPEAEAAALIGEWARWWRKAAPGCDAETAAALIRPVAELRAAAVYQDFLDQIEESERPYHEADVPERLAAAVSAARL is encoded by the coding sequence GTGGGACGGACAGTGACTCTCGTACTCGTCGATGGCGCCGGCGACGTGCTCGGCGCGTTGCCACCCTTCGACGTCGCGCTGCCGTGGTGGCAGGAGATCGCCGACGTGGTGGAGGCGGCCAGGACACGTCATGGCGTAGGAGTCACGGTGCTGCGCCTGCTCGCGGCCGGCGAGGCGGCGCCGCCGGGTGGACCGGTCAGCTATCTGGCGCAGGTCTGCGAGCCGGTGGGGGCGCCGCTGACACCGTACGATCCGGGCACCGATCAGTCCCCGCTACGCGCGCCGTGGGCCGTCCCCGGTGGGCCGGCAGCGTCGCTGCGCTGGGCGTTGAGCCGGCTCGGTCGTGACGATGTCGTGGCGGCGCAGCAGCGTACGTGGAACCTCTCGAGCATCTGGCGCCTCGACGCCGGCGGCGTGCCGGTGGCCTGGCTGAAACAGGTACCGGCGTTCTTCGCGCACGAGGCGCCGCTGCTGCGCCTCGTCGCGGAGGCGGCGCCGGAACTGGTGCCGGAGGTGCTCGCGGCCGACGGCGCGGGACGCTCCCTGCTCGCCCACGTGCCGGGAGAGGACCGGTATGGCGCGGAGGCGTGGTTCTGCGCCCAGGTGGCGCGCGACTTCCACCCTGTGCAGGTCCACTTCACCGGCCGAGTGAGCGAGTTGCTCGCTGCCGGCGTGCCCGACCGGCGGTGGAACCACAACCGGCTGGCGCAGGTGGCGGCGCCGTGGCGGGACACCGTCGAGGGTCTGGACGAGCTCATGGAGGAGTTGCCGGCCCGGCTCGCCGCGATCGACGCGTGCGGTCTGCCGGACACGCTCGTCCACGGCGACCTGCACCCGGGGAACGTGCGCGAGTCGGCGGCGGGACGGGTCATTCTCGACTGGGGTGACGCGGCCGTGGCGAACCCGGCGTACGACATTCTGAGGCTGACGCAGGACCTGCCGGAAGCCGAGGCCGCGGCGTTGATCGGGGAGTGGGCGCGATGGTGGAGGAAGGCCGCCCCGGGCTGTGATGCGGAGACCGCGGCGGCGCTGATCCGCCCGGTGGCCGAGCTGCGGGCGGCGGCCGTTTACCAGGACTTCCTGGACCAGATCGAGGAGAGTGAGCGGCCCTATCACGAGGCGGACGTCCCGGAACGGCTGGCCGCGGCGGTGTCCGCCGCCCGCCTCTGA